One window of Dysgonomonas mossii genomic DNA carries:
- a CDS encoding DUF2461 domain-containing protein: MLKEDTLKFLLELKKNNNREWFTENKSWYERARKDVELLVGETALKIATFDPEIGHIDPKKCLFRIYRDVRFSQDKSPYKTHFGAIFRARTADQASGYYMHIDPDELFLSLGYYMLDGTQLKKIRRGIYEDFDTFSDILNDKNFKQEIGDLYRDEDTLQRVPNGFDKNHPAAEYLKLKRFYVCKPISKEQLLSEDFAEYAAKIYKIMHPLGEFLSDIVNE; encoded by the coding sequence ATGCTAAAAGAAGATACGCTAAAATTCCTTCTGGAATTAAAAAAGAATAACAATCGTGAATGGTTTACTGAAAATAAATCGTGGTACGAACGTGCCCGCAAGGATGTTGAATTATTGGTAGGCGAAACGGCATTAAAAATAGCAACATTCGATCCTGAAATTGGACATATCGATCCAAAGAAATGTCTTTTCCGTATCTATAGGGATGTTCGTTTCTCACAAGACAAATCACCATACAAAACTCATTTTGGTGCTATCTTTCGCGCTCGCACAGCAGATCAGGCATCAGGCTATTATATGCATATCGATCCTGACGAACTATTCCTCTCTTTAGGATATTATATGCTTGATGGTACGCAACTAAAGAAAATAAGACGTGGTATCTATGAAGATTTTGACACATTCAGTGATATATTGAACGATAAAAACTTTAAACAAGAAATAGGAGATCTATATCGTGACGAGGATACGCTTCAACGTGTACCAAATGGATTTGACAAAAACCATCCTGCAGCAGAATATCTAAAACTCAAACGCTTCTATGTATGCAAACCTATATCTAAAGAACAATTATTGAGTGAAGATTTTGCAGAATACGCCGCTAAAATATATAAGATAATGCATCCGTTAGGCGAATTTCTGAGCGATATTGTAAACGAATAA
- a CDS encoding MaoC family dehydratase, whose product MSKVIINSYQDFEQYVGKELGVSDYLKITQERINLFAEATLDYQWIHVDVERAKVESPFKSTIAHGYLMVSILPYLWDQIIEVNNIKMLINYGIEKLKFNQPVVAGNEVRLRVKLDSLVNLRGIAKAEIKVVLEIKDSPKSALEETVIFLYHFNS is encoded by the coding sequence ATGAGTAAAGTTATCATTAATTCGTATCAAGACTTTGAACAATATGTAGGTAAAGAACTTGGTGTTTCTGATTACCTTAAAATTACACAAGAACGTATCAACCTGTTCGCAGAAGCTACACTAGACTACCAATGGATTCACGTAGATGTAGAAAGAGCTAAAGTAGAAAGCCCTTTTAAAAGTACTATCGCGCATGGTTATCTGATGGTTTCGATATTACCTTATCTATGGGATCAGATCATAGAAGTAAATAATATAAAAATGCTTATCAACTATGGCATTGAAAAACTAAAATTCAATCAACCCGTAGTCGCAGGAAACGAAGTTCGCCTAAGAGTAAAATTAGACTCATTAGTTAACTTAAGGGGTATTGCCAAAGCTGAGATAAAAGTTGTATTGGAGATAAAAGATTCTCCTAAAAGTGCATTGGAAGAAACTGTTATATTCCTATATCACTTCAACAGTTAA
- a CDS encoding HipA family kinase, translated as MELRTVNVTRYITPLREGGSLPALAEGDDGFKYVVKFRGAGHGTKMLVSELVGSLIAQTLGFRVPEIVFINLDEAFGRTEGDEEIQDLLQASRGLNMGLHFLSGALTFDPVAVQIDRKTASQIVWMDALLTNVDRTTKNTNMLMWHKELWLIDHGASLYFHHSWVNWEKYALSPFTQVKDHVLLPYALELEEVDKAFKEILVPEKIEEIVALLPDDWLHWGEEGETPADIRRVYVNFLKERLAHSEIFIKEAQHARETLL; from the coding sequence ATGGAATTACGGACAGTAAATGTTACACGCTATATAACTCCTTTACGCGAAGGAGGCTCTTTGCCTGCACTGGCAGAAGGTGACGATGGATTCAAATATGTAGTCAAATTCAGAGGGGCCGGGCATGGTACAAAAATGCTAGTTAGTGAATTGGTTGGTAGTCTTATTGCTCAAACACTCGGCTTTCGTGTTCCGGAAATAGTATTTATCAATCTGGATGAGGCTTTTGGACGTACCGAGGGTGATGAAGAGATACAAGACCTCTTGCAGGCTAGTCGTGGTTTAAATATGGGACTGCATTTTTTGTCAGGAGCGTTAACTTTCGATCCCGTAGCTGTGCAGATTGATCGTAAAACAGCCTCTCAAATAGTATGGATGGATGCCCTGTTGACAAATGTAGACCGCACAACCAAAAATACCAATATGCTGATGTGGCACAAAGAACTATGGCTTATCGATCATGGAGCGTCGCTTTATTTTCACCACTCGTGGGTAAATTGGGAGAAATATGCGCTAAGCCCTTTTACTCAAGTTAAAGATCATGTATTGCTGCCTTATGCTTTAGAATTGGAGGAGGTTGATAAGGCTTTTAAAGAGATTCTTGTACCGGAGAAAATAGAAGAGATTGTTGCTTTGCTACCGGATGATTGGTTGCATTGGGGTGAGGAAGGTGAAACTCCCGCAGATATACGTCGGGTATATGTAAACTTCCTGAAGGAGAGATTGGCACATTCAGAAATATTTATAAAAGAAGCACAACATGCCAGGGAAACACTTCTATGA
- a CDS encoding glycosyltransferase family 2 protein, with protein sequence MRNIKPQSIGIVISTYNNPEWLEKTLWGYTLQTHSTFELILADDGSGEDTRELIDKFRNKYLPNIKHIWHADEGFRKCKILNDAIVASESEYLIFTDHDCIPRKDFIETHLRYAEKGYFLSGGYPKLPMEISKTITYEDIISENAFDIKWLRQHGLKSSFKNTKLLKSKTFASFMNFITPAKASWNGCNSSGWKEDMLAINGFNESMQYGGLDREFGERLVNMGIHSKQIRYSAICVHLDHSRPYKNKELIERNKEIRRNVKANKIIKTPNGIEKL encoded by the coding sequence ATGAGAAATATAAAACCTCAAAGTATAGGGATTGTCATATCAACTTACAATAATCCCGAATGGTTAGAAAAAACCTTATGGGGATATACTCTACAGACTCACAGTACATTCGAATTAATCCTTGCAGATGATGGCTCGGGTGAAGACACCAGAGAATTAATAGATAAATTCAGGAATAAATATTTACCGAACATAAAGCACATCTGGCACGCAGATGAAGGTTTCAGAAAGTGCAAAATACTAAACGATGCCATAGTAGCTTCAGAATCAGAATACCTTATATTCACAGACCACGACTGTATCCCTCGAAAGGATTTTATTGAGACTCATTTAAGATATGCGGAAAAAGGATATTTCTTATCAGGCGGATATCCCAAATTACCGATGGAGATCAGCAAAACTATTACTTATGAAGATATCATCTCCGAAAATGCATTCGATATTAAATGGCTAAGACAACACGGCTTGAAGAGTTCTTTCAAGAATACTAAACTCTTAAAGTCTAAAACCTTTGCTTCATTTATGAATTTCATCACACCCGCAAAAGCCTCATGGAATGGCTGCAACTCATCAGGATGGAAAGAAGACATGCTGGCTATCAATGGTTTTAACGAGTCTATGCAATATGGAGGATTGGACAGGGAGTTTGGGGAGCGACTGGTTAACATGGGAATACATTCTAAACAAATCAGATATTCAGCTATTTGCGTACACCTGGATCATTCTCGCCCATACAAAAACAAGGAACTAATAGAGAGAAATAAAGAAATACGCCGTAACGTAAAGGCAAACAAAATAATAAAAACACCGAACGGAATAGAAAAGCTTTGA
- a CDS encoding DUF3037 domain-containing protein, which yields MPGKHFYEYAVIRVVPRVEREEFINVGLIMYCKRAKYIKARYVLDENKLRLFSSELDLESLSINLEVFDKICSGTKVGGKIASYEISDRYRWLTAVRSTSIQTSTSRSGFSDDLDDTFERLYNELVL from the coding sequence ATGCCAGGGAAACACTTCTATGAATATGCTGTTATTCGTGTTGTGCCAAGGGTAGAACGCGAAGAGTTTATCAATGTTGGGCTTATTATGTACTGCAAAAGGGCTAAATATATAAAGGCTCGTTATGTGTTGGATGAGAATAAGTTGCGTTTGTTTTCGTCTGAGTTAGATTTAGAATCATTATCTATCAATTTAGAAGTGTTTGATAAAATATGCTCCGGAACAAAAGTAGGGGGTAAAATTGCATCTTACGAAATATCGGATCGGTACCGTTGGCTTACTGCCGTTCGTAGCACTTCTATACAAACATCTACTTCTCGTTCGGGATTCTCAGACGATTTGGATGATACTTTCGAGAGGTTATACAACGAATTAGTTCTGTGA
- a CDS encoding TIGR01777 family oxidoreductase has product MRVFITGGTGLIGTLLVKALLVQNHKITVLSRDVVKAKQKLGSDVEYCQSLDGLDSLDGYDVIINLAGESIAGKRWTAKQKEGMCDSRWDTTRRLTELIKLSNTPPSIFISGSAVGYYGLQDDDAINENSEPGEGFTHLLCKKWEALAMAADNRHTRVCILRTGIVLSKDGGMLPKLVLPFKLGLGAVIASGSQYISWIHIQDMVNGILFLIDTPEARGAFNFTSPNPITNRRFAKVLSRTLFRPCLFKIPSFVIKIMMGESATLLIDGQRAIPQHLLDKHYRFAFEHIDEALADILVKKI; this is encoded by the coding sequence ATGCGGGTTTTTATTACAGGAGGTACAGGGTTAATCGGTACGTTATTAGTCAAGGCCTTATTAGTGCAAAATCATAAGATCACGGTTTTGAGCAGAGATGTAGTCAAAGCAAAACAAAAGCTGGGATCAGATGTCGAATATTGTCAATCATTAGATGGACTAGATTCGTTAGATGGTTATGATGTGATTATAAACTTGGCGGGCGAATCTATTGCCGGTAAACGATGGACAGCAAAGCAAAAGGAGGGCATGTGTGATAGTCGCTGGGATACAACCCGTCGTTTAACCGAACTGATCAAATTGAGCAACACTCCTCCTTCTATATTTATTTCAGGATCTGCTGTTGGTTATTACGGACTTCAGGATGATGATGCAATAAATGAAAATTCGGAACCCGGAGAAGGGTTTACTCATTTGCTATGCAAGAAATGGGAGGCTTTGGCAATGGCTGCAGACAACAGACATACGCGTGTATGTATCCTGCGAACAGGTATCGTTTTATCTAAAGACGGGGGAATGTTGCCCAAGCTAGTTCTTCCTTTTAAGTTGGGGCTTGGTGCTGTAATAGCATCCGGAAGCCAGTATATATCATGGATTCATATTCAGGATATGGTTAACGGTATATTGTTTTTGATAGACACTCCCGAAGCAAGAGGAGCTTTTAATTTTACTTCTCCTAATCCGATTACCAATAGACGTTTTGCAAAAGTGCTGTCACGAACTTTATTTCGTCCATGTTTATTTAAAATACCATCATTTGTGATAAAAATAATGATGGGTGAAAGTGCAACATTGCTTATAGATGGGCAACGTGCTATTCCTCAACATTTATTGGATAAACATTACCGTTTTGCCTTCGAACATATTGATGAGGCTTTGGCTGATATATTAGTCAAGAAAATATAA